A section of the Roseivirga sp. BDSF3-8 genome encodes:
- a CDS encoding adenylyl cyclase produces the protein MKPAFFPLILVCLLAFAACTETANTSPAPPVESTSFDPAAFGENVLVFDTTMQMATIQHTLDSIFKPLSTREGHFSDLRYALMFKPGRYQLDIQVGYFMHIIGLGTSPRDVVIEGAVRSNSFRESGNVLINFWRAVENLTIQPTGSDNTNTWGVSQAAPMRRVHVKGNLRIHDGHYASGGFIADSKVEGTIDAGGGQQWYTRNSHMKNWTGGNWNVFFQGVPEAPAENWPESPVTTIATTDRIREKPYLVFENGTYLVRLPRLRDNATGTSWDQQDSTITMDAFHVAQPEKDNARTINKALQQGKHLLLTPGIYEVDEPIRIDSPGTIVLGIGLANLVATNGNSALEVADVDGVTIAGLLVDAGPKPSPLLIRIGEEGADTSHMHNPTFLFDVFVRVGGPFAGAAEKCLVINSSDVIIDHTWLWRADHGEGVGWDINRSDNGLVVNGDDVIAYGLFCEHFQQYQTLWSGEGGKVYFFQCEMPYDPPTIESWGHNGIHGYAAYKVADSVQTHQAYGVGIYNVFYDAHVIVDQAIECPPHIEDDFHHIITFWLNGMEESEVRSIINGKGAAVNINNRKATL, from the coding sequence ATGAAGCCTGCATTCTTCCCCCTTATACTCGTATGCCTGCTGGCCTTTGCAGCCTGCACAGAGACAGCCAACACCTCCCCTGCCCCACCCGTTGAGTCAACCTCATTTGACCCTGCTGCATTCGGTGAAAATGTACTCGTGTTTGATACCACCATGCAGATGGCCACCATACAACACACCCTGGATTCCATATTCAAGCCGTTGAGCACCCGCGAGGGCCACTTCAGCGACCTGCGCTATGCCCTCATGTTCAAGCCCGGGCGGTACCAGCTCGATATACAGGTAGGCTACTTTATGCACATAATAGGGCTGGGCACCTCTCCCCGCGACGTAGTTATTGAAGGCGCCGTCAGGTCTAACTCCTTTCGCGAATCAGGCAATGTACTTATCAACTTCTGGCGGGCGGTCGAAAACCTCACCATCCAGCCCACAGGTAGCGACAACACCAACACCTGGGGAGTATCCCAGGCCGCCCCCATGCGCCGCGTACATGTGAAAGGCAACCTCAGGATACACGACGGACACTATGCCAGCGGAGGCTTCATCGCCGACTCCAAAGTAGAGGGCACCATTGATGCCGGGGGCGGGCAACAGTGGTATACACGCAACAGCCACATGAAGAACTGGACCGGTGGCAACTGGAATGTGTTCTTCCAGGGAGTGCCGGAAGCACCCGCCGAAAACTGGCCCGAGTCTCCCGTCACCACCATAGCCACCACTGACCGCATCAGAGAAAAGCCCTACCTCGTATTTGAAAATGGTACATACCTCGTCAGGCTGCCCCGCCTCAGAGACAATGCCACAGGCACCAGTTGGGACCAACAGGACAGCACCATCACCATGGATGCCTTCCATGTGGCACAGCCGGAAAAGGATAATGCCCGCACGATAAATAAAGCCCTGCAGCAGGGCAAACACCTGCTCCTCACCCCCGGCATCTATGAAGTGGATGAGCCCATCCGGATAGATAGCCCCGGCACCATCGTACTGGGCATTGGCCTTGCAAACCTCGTAGCCACCAATGGCAACAGCGCCCTGGAGGTGGCCGATGTGGACGGAGTCACAATAGCCGGGCTGCTGGTAGACGCAGGGCCTAAGCCCTCACCCCTTTTGATCCGCATTGGCGAGGAGGGAGCTGACACCAGCCATATGCATAACCCCACTTTCCTGTTCGATGTATTCGTGCGGGTAGGCGGCCCCTTTGCCGGAGCAGCCGAAAAGTGCCTGGTCATTAACAGCAGTGACGTGATCATAGACCACACCTGGCTCTGGCGGGCAGACCATGGCGAGGGCGTGGGCTGGGACATAAACCGCTCTGATAACGGGCTCGTCGTGAATGGAGACGACGTGATAGCCTACGGCCTGTTCTGTGAGCATTTCCAGCAGTACCAGACCCTCTGGAGCGGTGAAGGCGGCAAAGTCTATTTCTTTCAATGCGAAATGCCCTACGATCCCCCCACCATAGAGAGCTGGGGACATAACGGCATCCATGGCTATGCAGCCTATAAGGTGGCAGACAGCGTACAGACCCACCAGGCCTACGGAGTGGGCATCTACAATGTCTTTTACGATGCCCACGTTATTGTAGACCAGGCCATCGAGTGTCCCCCTCACATTGAGGACGACTTCCACCACATTATCACCTTCTGGCTCAATGGCATGGAAGAATCAGAAGTGCGCAGCATTATCAATGGCAAAGGCGCCGCCGTAAACATCAATAACCGGAAAGCCACTTTATAA
- a CDS encoding amidohydrolase family protein, producing the protein MKNLLLSICLLFSCTYLAAQSRGVLIRDVEVVDVEKGTSKTASVLLKDDRISVISQRIRVPDGTEVIEGKGKWLIPGMVDTHIHFFQSGGVYTRPDALDLRVHRRYEDETEWIGGEADDLLKRYLRAGVTTVFDVGGPMSNYDLRDRYGDQAEYPNIYLTGPLISPYQPPALAGDDAPIIEVDDAKGARSEVRRQLPRQPDFIKIWYLDGKSMPADSSYAMVKAAIDESHGHGLKVAVHATQLHTAKLAIKAGADFLVHSVDNEAVDDEFIRLLQANDITYIPTLVVHGNYIKTYTETQTFSREDFALANPYALGSYYELKSLSHPLLDTLRKTDAFKDLLLSQSHTADSLRAYNLQKVSDAGVRIATGTDAGNIGTHHAASYYDELQAMKAAGMRDAAILKASTYDAVGTLDLEDELGSIEKGKRADLVVLNANPLEDIMAVKEVAYVIKNGRVYVPDSLIGHTPEDLAQEQLNAYNAGDIDAFLAPYSDSVEIYMFPDQLVSKGKEVMRQRYGQMFEQLPELHCKLTDRVVLGNTVIDKEYVTGVPNGPVEAIAIYKIENGRIARVYFVRP; encoded by the coding sequence ATGAAAAATCTTCTATTATCTATTTGTCTGCTGTTTTCATGCACTTATTTAGCGGCTCAGTCCCGGGGGGTGCTCATTCGTGATGTGGAGGTGGTGGATGTGGAGAAAGGGACGTCTAAAACCGCTTCTGTGCTACTGAAAGATGACAGAATAAGCGTGATAAGCCAAAGGATAAGGGTGCCGGATGGGACGGAAGTGATAGAGGGGAAGGGGAAATGGCTGATACCGGGAATGGTGGATACGCACATACACTTTTTCCAGTCCGGAGGGGTATATACGCGGCCTGATGCCCTTGATCTGCGTGTGCATAGACGCTACGAAGATGAAACAGAGTGGATAGGGGGAGAAGCGGATGACTTGCTAAAACGCTACCTGAGGGCGGGTGTAACGACTGTATTTGATGTAGGTGGCCCTATGTCTAATTATGACCTGCGGGACAGATACGGTGACCAGGCCGAATACCCTAATATCTATCTTACAGGGCCGCTGATCTCACCTTACCAGCCGCCAGCCCTGGCGGGGGATGATGCGCCGATCATAGAGGTTGATGATGCGAAAGGGGCAAGGTCGGAAGTGCGGAGGCAACTGCCTCGCCAGCCGGACTTTATTAAAATATGGTACCTGGACGGTAAGTCTATGCCTGCAGACTCTTCTTATGCCATGGTAAAAGCGGCTATAGATGAGAGCCACGGCCATGGGCTGAAGGTGGCGGTACACGCCACTCAGTTACATACTGCTAAGCTGGCGATAAAGGCGGGGGCGGATTTTCTGGTTCATAGCGTGGATAATGAAGCGGTGGACGATGAGTTTATTAGGCTGCTGCAGGCGAATGACATTACGTATATTCCTACGCTGGTAGTGCACGGAAATTATATTAAAACTTATACTGAAACACAGACTTTCTCTCGGGAAGACTTTGCCCTGGCTAACCCGTATGCGCTGGGCTCATACTATGAGCTGAAGTCGCTATCGCATCCGCTGCTGGATACGTTGCGCAAAACGGATGCTTTCAAAGATCTTCTGCTAAGCCAGAGTCATACGGCTGACAGCCTCCGGGCGTATAATCTGCAGAAGGTGTCTGATGCGGGTGTACGTATTGCTACGGGTACGGATGCGGGTAATATCGGTACCCACCACGCGGCTTCTTACTATGATGAGCTACAAGCGATGAAGGCGGCGGGGATGAGGGATGCGGCGATACTTAAGGCGTCAACGTACGATGCTGTGGGTACGCTGGATCTGGAAGACGAGCTGGGGTCGATAGAGAAAGGGAAGAGGGCTGATCTGGTGGTATTGAATGCGAATCCGCTGGAGGATATTATGGCAGTAAAGGAGGTGGCTTATGTGATCAAGAATGGCCGGGTATATGTGCCTGATAGCCTGATAGGGCATACGCCGGAGGACCTGGCCCAGGAGCAGCTTAATGCGTATAACGCGGGGGACATCGATGCTTTTCTGGCTCCGTATAGTGATAGTGTGGAGATCTATATGTTTCCTGATCAACTGGTAAGTAAGGGCAAAGAGGTGATGCGGCAACGCTACGGGCAGATGTTTGAGCAACTGCCGGAACTGCACTGTAAGCTGACGGACCGGGTGGTGCTGGGCAATACGGTGATAGATAAAGAATATGTGACGGGGGTCCCAAATGGCCCTGTTGAGGCTATTGCCATTTACAAAATTGAAAACGGCCGGATTGCCAGGGTGTATTTTGTGAGGCCGTGA
- a CDS encoding gluconate:H+ symporter, whose product MNVLIILFCILLLILLITKAKLNPFLAFLVVSVVTGLMLGIPAGSIVGSVERGIGSMLGGLVIIIVLGAMLGKLVAETGAAQQITRVLMNLFGQKNIQWALMVTGFVVGIPLFYNVGFVLLVPLIFGVAYQYRLNAVFIGIPMLAALSVTHGFLPPHPSPTALVGQLEADMGLTLIYGFCLALPAIILAGPLFAKSLKRINARPLDTFQPETLPDDRLPGAFNSFLSALLPVVLLATVAIIQLNWPPGGKAGLVLTFLGEPSVVMIISLAYATIAIGLRNGFSITQTMAFYTEAIKDIAPILLIVGGAGALKQVFIESGVSAELVAGLQGWSVHPLILGWTIAGIIRVAIGSATVAGLTAAGIIAPMMGSIEADPNLMVLAVGAGSLLFSHVNDSGFWMYKEYFNLSIKDTILSWSIMETIVSVTGLAGALILDLVI is encoded by the coding sequence ATGAATGTCCTGATCATACTGTTTTGTATCCTGCTGCTGATCCTCCTCATCACCAAAGCCAAACTCAACCCCTTCCTGGCTTTTTTGGTCGTTTCTGTTGTCACAGGATTAATGTTAGGTATTCCTGCCGGAAGCATTGTAGGCTCCGTCGAACGAGGTATCGGTAGTATGTTGGGCGGGCTCGTTATTATCATTGTCCTCGGCGCCATGCTCGGCAAACTGGTGGCGGAGACAGGCGCTGCCCAGCAGATTACCCGGGTGCTCATGAACCTATTCGGGCAAAAGAATATTCAATGGGCCCTGATGGTCACTGGCTTTGTTGTAGGCATCCCCCTCTTTTACAATGTCGGCTTTGTCCTGCTCGTGCCCCTCATATTCGGTGTCGCCTACCAATACCGGCTAAATGCCGTTTTCATAGGCATACCCATGCTGGCAGCCCTTTCAGTAACCCATGGCTTCCTTCCCCCTCACCCATCCCCTACCGCACTCGTAGGCCAGTTAGAGGCAGATATGGGCCTCACCCTCATCTACGGTTTCTGCCTGGCCCTGCCAGCCATCATTCTGGCCGGGCCTTTATTTGCCAAAAGCCTGAAGCGCATAAATGCCCGCCCACTGGACACCTTTCAGCCCGAAACACTACCGGATGACCGCCTCCCCGGGGCATTTAACAGCTTCTTATCCGCCCTGTTACCAGTAGTGCTGCTTGCCACAGTGGCCATCATACAATTAAACTGGCCCCCCGGTGGCAAAGCAGGCCTCGTCCTCACATTCCTAGGTGAACCCTCAGTGGTCATGATCATATCACTTGCCTATGCCACCATAGCCATAGGCCTTAGGAACGGCTTTTCAATTACCCAAACAATGGCTTTCTATACCGAAGCCATTAAAGATATTGCCCCCATACTTTTGATTGTAGGCGGTGCCGGAGCACTAAAGCAAGTATTTATAGAAAGTGGCGTCAGTGCAGAATTAGTGGCAGGGCTACAAGGCTGGTCTGTTCACCCCCTAATACTCGGATGGACCATCGCGGGTATCATTCGCGTGGCCATTGGTTCTGCTACCGTAGCCGGGCTTACCGCTGCCGGCATCATTGCCCCCATGATGGGTAGCATAGAGGCAGATCCTAACCTCATGGTACTCGCCGTAGGGGCTGGCAGCCTCCTCTTCTCCCATGTGAACGACTCAGGGTTCTGGATGTACAAAGAGTATTTTAACCTCAGTATCAAAGACACAATCCTTTCCTGGTCCATAATGGAAACAATTGTATCAGTCACCGGCCTGGCGGGAGCGCTGATACTGGATCTCGTTATCTGA
- a CDS encoding DNA alkylation repair protein has translation MTAEQIIQSLKRKADPQKARYKEAKFGIVAKHQLGIFHKDLNEMAREIPKDAELATELFDSGIYEGRLLCSKLFPPAQLTEPLMDRWTSTFENWEVCDSFCMTVYARSPLAIPKAIEYSTREPEFEKRAGFAIMAALCSADKRAGNEVFDKFLTIIIRESDDNRLYVRKAVNWALRSIGKRNPDLKRKALEIAEQIASRDTKSARWIAKDALKELQKEGLRIANYPRKIYG, from the coding sequence GTGACGGCTGAACAAATCATACAATCCCTGAAAAGAAAGGCCGACCCCCAAAAGGCACGGTATAAAGAAGCTAAGTTCGGAATTGTCGCCAAACACCAACTGGGTATTTTTCATAAAGACCTGAACGAAATGGCCAGAGAAATACCAAAAGATGCCGAACTGGCCACTGAGCTGTTTGACTCAGGAATATACGAAGGCAGGCTTCTGTGCAGCAAGCTCTTTCCACCCGCTCAGCTAACCGAACCCCTTATGGACAGATGGACATCCACCTTCGAGAACTGGGAGGTCTGCGACTCCTTTTGCATGACCGTTTATGCCAGAAGCCCGCTGGCCATACCCAAAGCCATCGAATACAGTACCCGGGAACCTGAGTTTGAGAAAAGAGCTGGCTTTGCCATCATGGCAGCCTTATGCAGTGCCGATAAAAGAGCAGGTAATGAGGTATTTGACAAGTTTTTAACCATCATAATCAGAGAGAGCGATGATAACCGGTTATACGTCAGGAAAGCGGTAAACTGGGCGCTCAGGAGCATAGGAAAGCGTAATCCTGATCTCAAACGCAAGGCACTGGAAATAGCTGAACAAATTGCCTCACGAGACACTAAATCCGCCCGATGGATTGCGAAAGACGCCCTAAAAGAGCTGCAAAAAGAAGGCCTCCGTATAGCAAATTATCCAAGAAAAATATATGGCTAA
- a CDS encoding beta-N-acetylhexosaminidase, with translation MHLRIYPPLAVCLLAFLISSFTIPATKEGRAPVTVIPEPVSITTYSGSLSMDHTWGIYTKDEEIETDQVATYLQGLLQPATGYEWPLARGNKKEGIHLRLYGQRNEEIGEEGYRLQVTNDGVYIRANTPKGLFYGVQTLMQLLPPEIDSQEVTTINWTLPYVDITDYPRFGWRGIMLDVSRHFYTKEEVKQLISQMARYKYNRFHWHLTDDQGWRVQIEGLPGLTETGAWRVERYGKFGERKPPQAGEPTPYGGYYTPQDIQEVIAYASKHHIEVMPEIDVPGHSMAAIASYPELSVTDSPAYVNPGSKFVNWLGGGKFEMFVDNTLDPTDEATYLFLDKVFGEIARLFPFEYIHMGGDEAYHGYWERDSAVQAFMEAHDLQDGEALQSYFVGRVNNIINSKGKKMIGWDEIMDGGLADGAAVMSWRGTKAGVEASQQGVNVVMSPWPMAYLDLYQGDRAVEPPTYSRARLQDIYSWDPVPEGADPAYILGGQGNIWTEHIPYLSQVHYMAFPRVLALSEVLWSPRQERDWQELIPKIEEEFQRLEKAGINYSRSMYDPIIKVTRQETGERIVELETEIDGLDIYYTIDGTIPGRYASRYQQPITLPEGVDQFRVITYRNGEPIGKLISLDEQELNRRAR, from the coding sequence ATGCACCTGCGAATATATCCTCCTCTGGCCGTATGCCTGCTAGCCTTCCTAATCTCATCCTTTACCATACCTGCTACCAAAGAGGGCCGGGCACCCGTCACTGTCATCCCTGAGCCCGTAAGCATAACCACCTATAGCGGAAGCCTTTCTATGGATCACACATGGGGTATTTATACCAAAGATGAAGAGATAGAAACTGACCAGGTAGCCACCTATCTGCAAGGACTCCTGCAGCCTGCTACAGGGTATGAATGGCCCCTTGCCCGGGGAAATAAAAAGGAAGGCATACACCTCAGGCTGTACGGGCAGAGAAATGAAGAAATTGGAGAAGAAGGATACCGCCTGCAGGTAACAAATGACGGCGTCTACATCCGGGCAAATACCCCGAAAGGTTTATTCTACGGCGTCCAGACATTGATGCAATTATTACCGCCGGAAATAGATAGCCAGGAGGTTACCACTATAAATTGGACCTTGCCGTATGTAGACATAACCGACTACCCCCGCTTCGGCTGGAGAGGCATTATGCTGGACGTGAGCAGGCATTTTTACACCAAAGAAGAAGTAAAGCAACTCATCAGCCAGATGGCCCGCTATAAATATAACCGCTTCCACTGGCACCTCACAGATGATCAGGGCTGGCGTGTACAAATAGAAGGCCTGCCCGGGTTAACCGAAACCGGCGCATGGCGGGTGGAACGCTATGGGAAATTTGGCGAACGAAAGCCCCCGCAGGCCGGTGAACCTACCCCCTATGGTGGTTACTACACCCCCCAGGACATACAAGAGGTGATAGCCTATGCCAGTAAGCACCACATAGAGGTAATGCCAGAAATAGACGTACCCGGCCACAGCATGGCAGCCATAGCCTCCTACCCTGAACTCTCTGTTACAGACAGCCCCGCCTACGTAAACCCCGGCTCAAAATTCGTCAACTGGCTGGGCGGAGGCAAATTTGAAATGTTTGTCGATAATACCCTCGACCCTACGGATGAAGCCACCTACCTATTCCTGGACAAAGTCTTCGGAGAAATAGCCCGCCTCTTTCCCTTCGAATACATCCACATGGGGGGTGACGAGGCCTACCACGGCTACTGGGAGCGCGACTCAGCCGTGCAGGCCTTTATGGAGGCCCATGACCTGCAGGACGGCGAAGCCCTGCAAAGCTACTTTGTAGGCAGAGTCAATAACATCATTAACAGCAAGGGCAAAAAGATGATCGGATGGGACGAGATCATGGATGGCGGCCTGGCCGATGGGGCCGCTGTTATGAGCTGGCGCGGAACTAAAGCCGGCGTGGAAGCATCACAGCAGGGCGTAAACGTGGTGATGAGCCCCTGGCCCATGGCCTACCTGGACCTCTACCAGGGAGACAGGGCCGTTGAGCCCCCTACCTACAGCCGTGCCAGGCTGCAGGACATCTATAGCTGGGATCCTGTTCCCGAGGGGGCAGACCCAGCCTACATACTCGGCGGACAGGGTAATATCTGGACAGAACATATCCCCTACCTCTCCCAGGTGCACTACATGGCCTTTCCGCGGGTCCTGGCCCTTTCGGAAGTGCTCTGGTCACCCCGGCAGGAGCGCGACTGGCAAGAGCTGATACCGAAGATAGAAGAGGAATTCCAGCGACTGGAAAAGGCCGGCATAAACTACTCGCGCAGCATGTATGATCCCATTATCAAAGTAACCAGACAGGAAACAGGCGAACGGATAGTAGAACTCGAAACGGAGATTGACGGACTGGACATATACTATACCATCGATGGCACCATACCAGGCCGGTACGCCAGCCGGTACCAGCAGCCTATTACCCTGCCCGAAGGAGTAGATCAGTTTCGGGTCATTACCTACCGGAACGGCGAACCTATCGGCAAGCTCATCTCCCTGGACGAGCAAGAACTTAACCGCAGAGCAAGGTAG
- a CDS encoding oxygenase MpaB family protein, with product MNTFVRKDSIVRKIWGKSDTVLFIFAGASAEFALNKAVNWLYFTGRLPADPLERLFSTVTYAQRIIFMPYEQSIAAISDIRAAHAAVEKKRGQNIPQWSYRDVLYMLISYSITVYELLERKLSEAEKEEVYNVFCRVGLLMGIQKLPETYSEWLPDRDLHLQQDLGRSHYTLDLYKQYRKHLGPIRYWLLLQVQQLICPAQVKHLLNLKMNPLIPPAFVLYKMTRRLRADTLVKALFLPGAYKQQIRRLNMAPLT from the coding sequence ATGAATACATTTGTCAGAAAAGATTCTATCGTACGCAAAATATGGGGAAAGAGCGACACCGTTCTATTCATATTTGCCGGTGCCTCAGCCGAGTTTGCCCTTAACAAGGCCGTAAACTGGCTCTATTTTACCGGACGGCTGCCTGCCGATCCGCTGGAGAGGTTATTTTCTACTGTCACCTACGCCCAGCGAATTATTTTCATGCCTTATGAGCAATCAATAGCCGCTATAAGCGACATAAGAGCAGCGCATGCGGCGGTAGAGAAAAAACGCGGCCAGAATATACCCCAGTGGTCATACCGTGATGTGCTATATATGCTTATAAGTTATAGCATCACCGTTTATGAACTTCTGGAACGAAAACTTAGCGAAGCGGAAAAGGAAGAAGTATATAATGTCTTCTGCCGGGTGGGCTTGCTGATGGGGATCCAAAAGCTTCCGGAGACGTATAGTGAATGGCTACCCGACAGGGACTTGCATTTGCAGCAAGACCTCGGTAGAAGTCACTACACCCTGGACCTGTATAAACAATACCGGAAGCATCTTGGCCCTATCCGCTACTGGCTGCTTTTACAAGTACAGCAACTAATATGTCCGGCACAGGTAAAACACCTGCTGAACCTTAAAATGAACCCGCTGATACCACCCGCTTTCGTCCTGTATAAAATGACACGCCGGCTCAGGGCAGATACCCTGGTTAAAGCCTTGTTTTTGCCGGGTGCTTATAAGCAACAAATACGTAGGCTGAATATGGCGCCATTAACCTGA
- a CDS encoding DUF6090 family protein → MAENNFTRYLLYAVGEVFLIVVGILIALAINNWNQREAAKKREQFYLEGLKAEFQQSRAKLVELMRVNRLNYEEAKRLAQIINSDSADITESALSDILLNTLSYEISYNPNNSLLLEIINSGGLKDLSDAELRMYLTSWESVIRQVHQQEASLRTQREYILGIFREGEGSIRTVVDKTGISVSQLGLEPKAHNESNLGIIRTSRFEDNLLMFILIGITTEDSHYLPLQDRIDTVLALIDHNLDK, encoded by the coding sequence CTGGCAGAAAATAACTTTACGCGCTACCTCCTGTATGCTGTTGGTGAGGTATTTCTTATTGTGGTGGGTATTCTGATCGCCCTTGCTATTAATAACTGGAACCAGCGAGAAGCGGCCAAAAAGCGTGAGCAGTTTTATCTGGAAGGGTTAAAGGCCGAATTCCAACAGAGCAGGGCTAAGCTGGTGGAGCTGATGAGAGTGAACCGGCTTAACTACGAAGAGGCTAAGCGGCTGGCACAGATTATCAATTCCGATTCGGCTGACATCACTGAGTCGGCCCTCTCAGACATATTACTAAATACCTTGTCCTACGAGATCAGCTATAACCCTAATAATTCCCTGTTGCTGGAGATTATTAATTCAGGTGGTCTTAAAGACCTTTCTGATGCTGAACTCAGAATGTATCTTACCTCCTGGGAGTCTGTGATACGGCAGGTACACCAGCAGGAGGCCTCGCTGCGCACGCAGCGTGAGTATATACTGGGAATATTTCGGGAAGGAGAAGGGAGTATCAGAACGGTGGTGGATAAAACGGGGATTTCGGTGTCTCAGTTGGGGCTAGAGCCTAAGGCACATAATGAAAGTAACCTCGGTATCATCCGGACGTCCCGCTTCGAGGATAACCTGCTAATGTTCATTTTGATCGGTATCACAACGGAAGACTCTCATTACCTGCCGCTACAGGACCGCATTGATACTGTACTTGCTCTGATTGATCATAATTTGGATAAATAG
- a CDS encoding pinensin family lanthipeptide, with protein sequence MKKKLSLDSLEVKSFVTKPEGSIQTIKGGETFACSEEPEFCNFTYNRWCYSGGQCDTYEPLCTQPK encoded by the coding sequence ATGAAGAAGAAATTAAGCCTCGATTCACTGGAAGTTAAAAGCTTTGTGACTAAGCCTGAGGGTTCTATCCAGACTATCAAGGGTGGTGAAACCTTCGCTTGTTCGGAAGAGCCTGAATTCTGCAACTTTACTTATAACAGATGGTGCTATTCTGGTGGTCAGTGCGATACCTATGAGCCTCTTTGCACGCAGCCTAAGTAA